In Balaenoptera acutorostrata chromosome 19, mBalAcu1.1, whole genome shotgun sequence, the following proteins share a genomic window:
- the PPP1R14A gene encoding protein phosphatase 1 regulatory subunit 14A isoform X2 has protein sequence MAAQRLGKRVLSKLQAPSRARGPGGSPGGLQKRHARVTVKYDRRELQRRLDVEKWIDGRLEELYCGRGLLKSCTNPTENFVQELLVKLRGLHKQPGLRQPSPSGDRSLSPLQDRARTARP, from the exons ATGGCAGCTCAGCGGCTGGGCAAGCGGGTGCTGAGCAAGCTACAGGCTCCATCGCGGGCCCGGGGACCGGGAGGCAGCCCCGGGGGGCTGCAGAAGCGACACGCGCGTGTCACCGTCAAGTATGACCGGCGGGAGCTGCAGCGGCGGCTAGACGTGGAGAAGTGGATCGACGGGCGCTTGGAGGAGCTGTATTGCGGCAGG GGACTCCTAAAGTCGTGCACAAACCCCACAGAG AACTTCGTCCAGGAGCTGCTGGTGAAGCTGAGAGGCCTCCACAAGCAGCCAGGCCTCCGCCAGCCCAGCCCCTCCGGTGACCGCAGCCTGAGCCCCCTCCAGGACCGAGCCCGGACCGCGCGGCCCTGA
- the PPP1R14A gene encoding protein phosphatase 1 regulatory subunit 14A isoform X1: MAAQRLGKRVLSKLQAPSRARGPGGSPGGLQKRHARVTVKYDRRELQRRLDVEKWIDGRLEELYCGREADMPDEVNIDELLELDSEEERRRKIQGLLKSCTNPTENFVQELLVKLRGLHKQPGLRQPSPSGDRSLSPLQDRARTARP; encoded by the exons ATGGCAGCTCAGCGGCTGGGCAAGCGGGTGCTGAGCAAGCTACAGGCTCCATCGCGGGCCCGGGGACCGGGAGGCAGCCCCGGGGGGCTGCAGAAGCGACACGCGCGTGTCACCGTCAAGTATGACCGGCGGGAGCTGCAGCGGCGGCTAGACGTGGAGAAGTGGATCGACGGGCGCTTGGAGGAGCTGTATTGCGGCAGG GAGGCAGACATGCCCGATGAGGTCAACATCGATGAATTGTTGGAATTAGACAGTGAAGAGGAGAGACGCCGGAAAATCCAG GGACTCCTAAAGTCGTGCACAAACCCCACAGAG AACTTCGTCCAGGAGCTGCTGGTGAAGCTGAGAGGCCTCCACAAGCAGCCAGGCCTCCGCCAGCCCAGCCCCTCCGGTGACCGCAGCCTGAGCCCCCTCCAGGACCGAGCCCGGACCGCGCGGCCCTGA